In Juglans microcarpa x Juglans regia isolate MS1-56 chromosome 4S, Jm3101_v1.0, whole genome shotgun sequence, a single window of DNA contains:
- the LOC121262708 gene encoding uncharacterized protein LOC121262708 — protein MTRKQHIEALDKMLRDINDSDVTFSGKVVVFGGDFRQVLLVVRKGTKQEHVNSSLVYFYLWPTLTKFLLTENMGARLDPVFSDYVLEVGNGMPPNIIDETIKILNGMLVPNDDDNTYLDHLIEDVFHNIQEYSANISTMRNRAILTSKNGSVDEINALLIHRFPGEVQRYYSFDETIDASEQSIMEDFLNTLTPNGLPPHGLLLKKNCLIMLLRNINPSEGLCNGTRLICRAFDRNIIDGEIAVGHHIGKKGVHSKDTILTKC, from the coding sequence ATgacaagaaaacaacacatagaaGCATTAGATAAAATGCTACGAGATATCAATGATTCGGATGTAACATTCAGTGGAAAGGTTGTTGTTTTCGGCGGAGATTTTCGACAGGTTTTACTCGTGGTTCGTAAAGGAACGAAACAAGAACATGTCAATTCCAGTTTGGTTTATTTCTATTTGTGGCCTACACTGACCAAGTTCCTTTTAACTGAAAATATGGGAGCAAGATTGGATCCAGTTTTTTCAGATTATGTGTTAGAAGTAGGCAACGGAATGCCACCGAACATAATTGATGAAACCATAAAAATTCTGAATGGGATGCTTGTTCCCAATGATGATGACAACACTTATTTAGATCATTTAATAGAAGATGTTTTTCACAATATTCAAgaatattcagcaaatatttcAACTATGAGGAATCGGGCCATATTAACATCAAAGAACGGTtctgttgatgaaataaatgcattGTTAATTCATAGGTTCCCAGGTGAAGTTCAGCGATATTACAGTTTTGATGAGACAATAGATGCATCTGAACAATCAATTATGGAAGATTTCTTAAATACTCTAACTCCGAATGGACTTCCACCTCATGGATTATTACTCAAGAAAAACTGTCTCATCATGTtgcttagaaacattaatccTTCAGAAGGGCTATGCAATGGAACCCGTTTAATTTGTCGAGCTTTCGATCGAAATATCATAGATGGAGAAATTGCAGTTGGACACCATATCGGAAAAAAGGGTGTCCATTCCAAGGATACCATTCTTAccaaatgttga
- the LOC121262709 gene encoding uncharacterized protein LOC121262709, with translation MGKDINSYNLLDDDICFDEEEFQSREIDDELAVEIPEEDIAASESLNSEQKHIYNAVLEKIFANQNAAFFVDGLGGTGKTFLYKALLATVRSRKLVALATASSGVAASILPGGRMARSRFNLPLDTDKRSTCFVSKQSALANLRRAAKLII, from the coding sequence ATGGGTAAAGACATTAATTCCTACAATCTTCTTGATGATGACATCTGTTTTGATGAAGAAGAATTTCAATCTAGAGAAATCGATGATGAATTGGCTGTTGAAATTCCAGAAGAAGATATTGCCGCATCAGAATCTCTTAACAGTGAACAAAAACATATCTATAATGCAGTGCTGGAAAAAATATTTGCCAACCAAAATGCTGCATTCTTTGTAGATGGCCTGGGTGGGACAGGGAAAACATTCTTATACAAGGCACTTCTCGCAACAGTACGATCAAGAAAATTGGTTGCACTTGCAACTGCTTCATCAGGCGTTGCCGCCTCTATTCTTCCGGGAGGTCGAATGGCACGCTCACGTTTCAATCTTCCACTTGATACTGACAAAAGAAGCACGTGTTTTGTCAGCAAACAAAGTGCCCTGGCAAACCTACGTCGTGCagcaaaattaataatatga